The DNA segment AGGATAAATAGCGATGACGACAAGCTCCGGATTCGGCAAAACCAAGTCTCAGCCCAAAGTGTCTCAACGCGCGATCGAACGGGCGGAAGCTGGTAAAAAGTTTGACCAGATGAAAGCGGAAGGGTTGCCAGAGTTTGAGATTTATATTCGTATTCAGGGGAAAAAGAACTGGTATCCGGTCGGGGTCGTTGCAGTCAAGCGTTCGGCTCAGATTAATCAGGCTATTTTTGATAGTCAGAAAGATCTGCTGCAGGGAGCGTTTCGTCTGTTTCCCAGTCTGCGAAAGCATCAGCAGCAATTGGAATATGGCTATCGCTTAAAGGAATTTAAGGACGAACCGATTCAGATTGCAGAACCTCCGAAAACAGCGGCTACTGGTGCCCTGCAATCGGTGCTGACTGGTGTTAAAGATCGGATTTCATTCCTGCTACAGCGCCCCTAGGATCGACACCGTTCCACAGTCTCGCAGGTGAGCCGTTGTTGCCGCAGAGCCACGATATAGATTACAGATTCACGCATGGCCCTCTCCCGAAACAGTTGACGAATGATCGTTTTCTTAAATCGTAAGCCTGCCAGCAACTGGGTGTAAGCAGACACCTCTCGCTGCTGTTGCATTGATTCTATCCTGCTTACCTGTTGTGCCGTCTGGGCCAGGAGCGGTTCCGGATTGGCAGCCGCAGCTAAGGGAGCCAGGGGCAAGAGTGCATTATCCTGCAAGAAAAGGGCCGGGTCCTGTTCCCACATCGGGATGACGCGATACTCMTCGTTCTCTCTGGCAGTCTTTGCT comes from the Leptolyngbya sp. 'hensonii' genome and includes:
- a CDS encoding HHL1-like protein, producing MTTSSGFGKTKSQPKVSQRAIERAEAGKKFDQMKAEGLPEFEIYIRIQGKKNWYPVGVVAVKRSAQINQAIFDSQKDLLQGAFRLFPSLRKHQQQLEYGYRLKEFKDEPIQIAEPPKTAATGALQSVLTGVKDRISFLLQRP